From Brachyspira pilosicoli, a single genomic window includes:
- the pepF gene encoding oligoendopeptidase F yields MSNENKSNTLIERKDVKIEDTWDLSLLYKNDEEFEKDFKSMEDFSKEVSKFKGKLSSSAAELKNILDTIMKASIVLEKLGSYAFLKQTEDLTNNDSNIKVARFAKLSSEISANMSYFEPELMSIDDEKINSFLKDEVLKDYLIYLRNILKYKPHTLSEKEERILALQGELSSTASNVFDTLNDADLDFGELEHNGKKTPLTHATFSSFQESHDREIRKNSYNQFYKEYDKHKNTLAELYASQIKQDIFDARIRNYNSVREMELFADDIPVSVYDSLIESVHNALPALHSYYEYCANKLGINDFRQYDKYAPVVKDVKLHHTFDEAIDVLNKALSPLGEEYVSTLTKGLNSRWVDKYENKGKTSGAFSAGCYTSEPYILMNFRDESIESVFTLAHEAGHSMHSYYSRKNNPFQHHDYTIFEAEVASTFNEKLLFNYLMQNESKKEVKAFLLNKDINGFVATVFRQTMFAEFEHIIHKEAEEGNPTTLELIRNVYKDLLKKYFGEKSVLEETSDLEALRIPHFYRSFYVYKYATGMSAAVALSNGVLEGNAKNDYTNRDNYLKFLRSGGSRTPIENLKVAGVDMTKPDVVESALKLFSKEVEELKALN; encoded by the coding sequence ATGAGCAATGAAAATAAATCAAATACTTTAATAGAAAGAAAAGATGTAAAAATAGAAGATACTTGGGATTTGAGTTTATTATATAAAAACGATGAAGAGTTTGAAAAAGATTTTAAATCAATGGAAGATTTTTCAAAGGAAGTTAGTAAGTTTAAAGGAAAATTATCTAGCTCAGCAGCTGAATTAAAAAATATATTAGACACTATAATGAAGGCTTCTATTGTTTTAGAAAAATTAGGCTCTTATGCATTTTTAAAACAAACAGAAGATTTAACTAATAATGATTCTAATATAAAAGTTGCAAGATTTGCAAAACTCTCTTCAGAAATATCTGCTAATATGAGCTATTTTGAGCCTGAGTTAATGAGCATTGATGATGAAAAGATTAATAGTTTTTTGAAAGATGAAGTATTAAAAGATTATTTAATTTATTTAAGAAACATATTAAAATACAAACCTCATACATTGTCAGAGAAAGAGGAGAGAATATTAGCTCTTCAAGGAGAATTATCTTCAACGGCTTCAAATGTATTTGACACTTTAAATGATGCCGATTTAGACTTTGGAGAATTAGAACATAACGGCAAAAAAACTCCTCTAACTCATGCAACATTTTCAAGTTTTCAAGAAAGTCACGACAGAGAAATAAGAAAAAACAGCTACAATCAATTTTATAAAGAATATGATAAACACAAAAATACATTAGCAGAACTTTATGCAAGCCAAATAAAGCAGGATATATTTGACGCTAGAATAAGAAATTATAACAGCGTACGCGAGATGGAACTATTTGCTGATGATATACCTGTAAGTGTTTATGACAGTTTAATTGAGAGTGTGCATAATGCTTTGCCTGCACTTCATAGCTACTACGAATATTGTGCTAATAAATTAGGTATTAACGACTTTAGGCAATATGACAAATATGCCCCAGTGGTAAAAGATGTTAAGCTACATCATACGTTTGATGAGGCAATAGATGTTTTAAATAAAGCTTTATCACCACTGGGTGAAGAATATGTATCAACTCTTACAAAAGGTCTTAATTCAAGATGGGTTGATAAATATGAGAATAAAGGCAAAACAAGCGGAGCATTCTCAGCTGGCTGCTATACATCAGAGCCTTATATATTAATGAACTTCAGAGATGAAAGCATTGAATCAGTATTTACTTTAGCTCATGAGGCAGGACATAGTATGCATAGCTATTACAGCAGAAAAAATAACCCTTTCCAACATCACGACTATACTATCTTTGAAGCTGAAGTTGCATCTACTTTCAATGAAAAACTTTTATTTAATTATTTAATGCAAAATGAAAGCAAAAAAGAAGTTAAGGCATTTTTACTCAATAAAGACATAAACGGATTTGTTGCTACAGTGTTTAGACAGACAATGTTTGCAGAGTTTGAGCATATCATTCACAAAGAGGCAGAAGAAGGCAACCCTACAACATTAGAGCTTATAAGAAATGTTTATAAGGACTTACTAAAAAAATATTTTGGAGAGAAATCTGTTCTTGAAGAGACAAGCGATTTAGAGGCTTTGAGAATACCTCATTTCTATCGTTCGTTTTATGTTTATAAATATGCTACTGGTATGTCTGCTGCTGTTGCTTTATCTAATGGAGTACTTGAAGGCAATGCTAAAAATGACTACACAAACAGAGATAACTATTTAAAATTCTTAAGGAGCGGAGGAAGCAGAACTCCTATAGAAAACCTAAAAGTGGCTGGTGTTGATATGACTAAGCCTGATGTGGTAGAGAGTGCTTTAAAACTATTTTCTAAAGAGGTAGAAGAATTAAAAGCGTTAAATTGA
- a CDS encoding lysophospholipid acyltransferase family protein: MIIFSIFYILLNVLFTIILFIVALILFILVRPFSKTLSIKITHNIAKLWGTFLMKSAFISFDIEGRENYDYKQTYLITPNHQSAFDIFCCFAIFKGMFAFVSKDTYGKVPMVGFGMSLANYIFVKRGTIGAAKSIDDMEDRLKSKTSIIIYPEGTRSKDGEIKKPKRGILKIAERCEDVAVLPVVIYGTKDIMKAKSFVLKPFKKIKIRFLEPFYFKDIEGDDNAKLDYWHNIMTKNYDELRNK, translated from the coding sequence ATGATTATATTTAGCATATTTTATATTTTATTAAATGTACTTTTTACTATTATTTTATTTATAGTAGCTTTAATTTTATTTATTTTGGTGAGGCCTTTTAGTAAAACTCTTTCAATAAAGATTACTCATAATATAGCGAAATTGTGGGGAACTTTTTTAATGAAAAGTGCTTTTATTTCTTTTGATATAGAAGGCAGAGAGAATTATGATTATAAACAAACCTATTTAATAACTCCAAATCATCAAAGTGCCTTTGACATATTTTGTTGTTTTGCAATATTTAAAGGTATGTTTGCATTTGTTTCTAAAGATACTTATGGAAAAGTGCCTATGGTTGGGTTTGGTATGAGTTTGGCTAATTATATATTTGTAAAGAGGGGTACTATAGGGGCAGCTAAATCTATAGATGATATGGAAGACAGATTAAAATCAAAAACTAGTATTATCATATATCCGGAAGGTACTAGAAGCAAAGACGGAGAGATTAAAAAACCAAAAAGAGGAATATTAAAAATTGCTGAAAGATGTGAAGATGTAGCAGTACTTCCTGTTGTTATATATGGTACTAAAGATATTATGAAAGCAAAAAGTTTTGTATTAAAGCCGTTTAAGAAAATAAAGATAAGATTTTTAGAGCCTTTCTACTTTAAAGATATAGAAGGCGATGATAATGCTAAATTAGATTACTGGCATAACATAATGACAAAAAACTATGATGAATTGAGAAATAAATAA
- a CDS encoding DUF4132 domain-containing protein, translated as MLSLKEINEIIDKNYKSKYDKTTSFIENKLISNVFTKDKNAVVCVKVIRFIIGAYLELKEPCRLDIADDIGYSLDEESFREALENIYINFSEDNKTKNILYPYCIFASNGQINKLYKKAKNIASRRFKYACFIMEAIFLSSKNIGFYLIYEASKKFKQVSVRNRCRDMFYTISRKMNMTEEEFADIIMPNFGFDRDGIRIIKTDDRIFKITLKDNFSIDIFDESKNKELKTLPKDFPIDVKNELTSLKTEAKKILKIQTERLIYVFMNGRKWQFNNWRDLFIYNPFMKIFAVNLVWGIFDEKNALLNSFRYMEDGTFNDINDEEISIKDNTIIGLLSPIEVKKSTIEKWQKQILDYEIEQPFEQLSIKTKNALIKKIPKILTVGVVKNIADKFSMLKDDINGVVTKGYVFYDDYNDASVYIKLSNVYYASNNNDETEIEIKFNEYADERFKYGFYLIISSFMK; from the coding sequence ATGTTGAGCTTAAAAGAGATTAATGAGATAATAGATAAAAATTACAAATCAAAATATGATAAAACAACTTCTTTTATAGAAAATAAACTTATTTCTAATGTTTTTACCAAAGATAAGAATGCTGTTGTTTGTGTTAAGGTGATAAGGTTTATTATTGGGGCTTATTTAGAGTTAAAAGAACCTTGCAGGTTAGATATTGCTGATGATATAGGCTATTCTTTAGATGAAGAGAGTTTTAGAGAGGCATTAGAAAATATATATATTAATTTTTCCGAAGATAATAAAACTAAAAATATTCTCTATCCATATTGTATATTTGCTTCTAATGGTCAAATTAATAAGCTTTATAAAAAAGCAAAAAATATCGCAAGCAGAAGATTTAAATATGCTTGTTTTATAATGGAGGCTATATTTTTATCTTCAAAGAATATTGGTTTTTATTTAATTTATGAAGCTTCAAAAAAGTTTAAGCAAGTTAGCGTTAGAAATAGATGTCGCGATATGTTTTATACTATTTCACGTAAAATGAATATGACAGAAGAAGAGTTTGCAGATATTATTATGCCTAATTTTGGATTCGATAGAGATGGTATTCGCATTATTAAAACAGATGATAGAATATTTAAAATAACTTTAAAAGATAATTTCTCTATTGATATTTTTGATGAATCTAAAAATAAAGAGTTAAAAACTTTACCAAAAGATTTTCCAATTGATGTAAAGAATGAACTAACTTCATTAAAAACAGAAGCAAAAAAAATCTTAAAAATACAAACAGAAAGATTGATTTATGTTTTTATGAATGGAAGAAAATGGCAGTTTAATAATTGGAGGGATTTATTTATATATAATCCATTTATGAAGATATTTGCTGTTAATTTAGTTTGGGGTATATTTGATGAAAAAAATGCTTTATTAAACAGTTTTAGGTATATGGAAGACGGCACATTTAATGATATAAATGATGAAGAGATTTCTATTAAAGATAATACTATTATAGGTTTATTAAGCCCAATAGAAGTAAAAAAATCTACTATAGAAAAATGGCAAAAACAAATTTTAGATTATGAAATAGAACAGCCTTTCGAACAGCTTTCTATAAAAACAAAAAATGCTTTAATAAAAAAAATACCTAAGATTCTTACAGTTGGTGTTGTTAAAAATATTGCTGATAAATTTTCTATGCTTAAAGATGATATTAATGGTGTTGTTACTAAGGGGTATGTTTTTTACGATGATTATAACGATGCATCTGTCTATATAAAATTATCTAATGTTTATTATGCTTCTAATAACAATGATGAAACTGAAATAGAGATAAAATTTAATGAATATGCAGATGAAAGATTTAAATACGGTTTTTATTTAATAATTTCTTCATTTATGAAATAA